The proteins below come from a single Penaeus monodon isolate SGIC_2016 chromosome 23, NSTDA_Pmon_1, whole genome shotgun sequence genomic window:
- the LOC119588038 gene encoding keratin, type I cytoskeletal 10-like, producing MAGPLVKAAVLLGVVCGAVADGSYASRGGSFGGGAVGGGISGGQGGFVGGGNFIXXXXXXXXXXXXXXXXXXXXXXXXXXXXXDAGHLVGQGVLPAGGYSGGVIGGHGGSAGGFIGGGSSFGGSGVGGSFGGVSSVGSSFGGSSVGGSFGGPVGVVSSGRVSGRYGR from the exons ATGGCAGGTCCTCTG GTAAAAGCGGCTGTCCTGCTGGGAGTGGTGTGTGGAGCTGTGGCTGATGGAAGCTATGCTTCCCGCGGTGGAAGCTTTGGAGGTGGAGCTGTTGGAGGCGGCATCTCCGGAGGACAAGGAGGTTTCGTAGGAGGAGGCAACTTTATTNNNNNNNNNNNNNNNNNNNNNNNNNNNNNNNNNNNNNNNNNNNNNNNNNNNNNNNNNNNNNNNNNNNNNNNNNNNNNNNNNNNNNTTGACGCAGGTCACCTCGTTGGACAGGGTGTGCTCCCTGCAGGTGGCTACTCCGGAGGTGTTATTGGAGGCCACGGCGGAAGCGCTGGAGGTTTCATCGGAGGTGGAAGCTCTTTCGGAGGCTCCGGTGTGGGAGGTTCCTTTGGAGGAGTCAGCTCAGTAGGAAGCTCCTTTGGAGGTTCCAGTGTGGGAGGTTCCTTCGGAGGCCCTGTTGGCGTAGTATCTTCCGGACGCGTTAGTGGAAGATACGGTCGATAA